The genomic interval AAAATCATGAAAAAAATGGTAAGTCTTTTGGTAATGTTTGTGTTGCTCTTTAGTATGGGAACAATGTTCACTGCTTTTGCGGAGGACGGCATTCGCATTGTGGTAAACGGGGAGGAAATTTCCTTTGATGCAAAACCCTTTATTGAAGAGGGCAGAACCATGGTTCCGATGAGAGCCATTTTTGAAGCGATGGGTGCTGAAGTTTCCTGGGATGCTGAAAATTACACAGCTACCGCAACCAAAGGGAACCACACAATTAGTTTTTCTATTGATAGCACTTGGATTTTTGACGCAGGTTTTGTAGCGGTTAACAATTGTGAAGTGGCACCAAAAATTGTGGAAGACAGAACCTTTGTACCGTTACGTGCTATCGGAGAAACCTTAGACTGCAATGTAGCCTGGGACGAAGCCACCAGAACTGTTTATGTGGACGAAAAAACTTCTCCCATGGAAGTTGTTTATCAAACAGAACAAATCGTTTTGGATACCGATCACGAAGTTGCAAAAATTGCAGTAAGTTATACCTATCCTGTAGTCGTTGACGGAAAAGACTTTATGACAGCGGAAAATGTTGCACTGTTGAATCAGAAGATTGCCCAACAAAGAAGTGAGCTTGTGGATGTGCATGCCTATGCAAATACCTTTGCACGAGAATTTCCAGTAATCATTGAACATCAGTCATACGGTTATCCCACGATTGAATTGGATTTTACCACCAGACTGTATACCAGCGAAAAATACGGTACTGTCAGCATTCTGACCGGTGTTAATATGCCCTGGACAGGTGGCTGGATGGACGGTGTAACTTTGGATAAAGATACCATGTTAAGAAAAGAATTGCACGAATGTTTTGCCGATAAAGAGCCCGAAGAATTGTATAACGAAATTTATAGCGACTTTTTAAGCTACGATGAATATGTCAGATACGGAAAAGAATCCTTAGCGGCTGTTCCCGGTGTGGTTCCGTTTGTCATTTCTGATAACGATTTACGGGTATATATGTCCAACATTGAATTGACCGGTGTGGGTAGAGTGAATGGCTATTTTACCGCTATTTTAGAATATTAACATTTCTTAGAAGGAGCTATTTGCAATGAAATTAAAATCAGTTCTCTCTTTGCTTCTTTGTTTTTTACTGTGCTTTTCGCCTGCGTTTGCCCAGAGTGAATCGGAAAGTATGCAAACAGCACTGGAATATGCAAAAACAATCCTGAATGTTCCTGAAGAATATACCGAGTTTACCTATCGTGCTCAGACTGCACCGGATGGTGAAGTAAGCTGGATTTTTATCTGGTCGGGTGAAAACAAAGGGGATATGCAGGTTTATCTTAGTGAAGATGGGTTTGTGTCTGCCTATTATTCTTGGATTTATGCAGATTCTTATGATGAAACCTTGGCAAACTATACCCACGAGGAAGCAAGAGAAATTGCCAAAGAGTTTATCCAAAGAGTGAATCCCGAATTATATCCTTATCTTCGGGAAGTAACACCTGACGGGGAGAACAGAGATTCCCGTACAGCATATTTTACCTTCCAGGAATTTTGCGGA from Oscillospiraceae bacterium carries:
- a CDS encoding copper amine oxidase N-terminal domain-containing protein; the encoded protein is MIKNSEEKIMKKMVSLLVMFVLLFSMGTMFTAFAEDGIRIVVNGEEISFDAKPFIEEGRTMVPMRAIFEAMGAEVSWDAENYTATATKGNHTISFSIDSTWIFDAGFVAVNNCEVAPKIVEDRTFVPLRAIGETLDCNVAWDEATRTVYVDEKTSPMEVVYQTEQIVLDTDHEVAKIAVSYTYPVVVDGKDFMTAENVALLNQKIAQQRSELVDVHAYANTFAREFPVIIEHQSYGYPTIELDFTTRLYTSEKYGTVSILTGVNMPWTGGWMDGVTLDKDTMLRKELHECFADKEPEELYNEIYSDFLSYDEYVRYGKESLAAVPGVVPFVISDNDLRVYMSNIELTGVGRVNGYFTAILEY